From the Burkholderia mayonis genome, one window contains:
- a CDS encoding collagen-like triple helix repeat-containing protein → MQKLFNKSAIAIGVSALLTLSGCGSVDGPSLPSGGVKPTTIGNTGTSGTSGSSGTSGTSGSGGSGASGTSGTSGTSGTSGTSGTSGTSGTSGTSGTSGTSGTSGTSGTSGTSGTSGTSGTSGTSGTSGTSGTSGTSGTSGTSGTSGTSGTSGTSGTSGTSGTSGTSGTSGTSGTSGTSGTSGTSGTSGTSGTSGTSGTSGTSGTSGTASSPLGNILAQTGNLITATGTVVSATGNQISGTSVPGVNSATTTDLGNAVSSLGNGVQTLGNGTAAGLGTLGTSPNPLGPTLTSTSGVVSNVGNAVSSLGGVVTSIGTGPLAPLAPVTSPLGGAVGTLGSTVTQVGSGLNNVLTSAPVQQLETGVSSIINPITNAVSGTTQTVGAVTGLGAPVNNLLTTVGSGLNAAGAKVSGSTNNQVVQAVGGVVSQLGNTVTSVGGLLTGGTTNPLAPITGVLSGGSSNPLAPITSIAGSLTGAAGATQPGTTPNPLAPVTGLLGGLSGSTGGNATSGLNLVLSPVTNLVGSLAISANGTVATTSPTTSTGSTTTSPVTGVVGSLTGSTTASGSATTNLLAPVTNLIGGLLGGVTGK, encoded by the coding sequence ATGCAAAAACTGTTCAATAAATCGGCCATCGCAATCGGCGTTTCCGCGTTGCTCACCCTTTCCGGCTGTGGATCGGTCGACGGTCCGTCCTTGCCTTCCGGCGGCGTGAAACCGACCACCATCGGCAATACCGGAACGTCGGGTACATCAGGGTCGTCGGGCACGTCCGGCACCTCGGGTTCGGGCGGGTCCGGTGCGTCGGGTACTTCCGGCACGTCGGGTACTTCCGGTACCTCGGGTACTTCCGGCACGTCGGGTACTTCCGGCACGTCGGGTACTTCCGGCACGTCGGGTACTTCCGGCACGTCGGGTACTTCCGGTACCTCGGGTACTTCCGGTACGTCGGGTACTTCCGGTACCTCGGGTACTTCCGGCACGTCGGGTACTTCCGGTACCTCGGGTACTTCCGGCACGTCGGGTACTTCCGGTACCTCGGGTACTTCCGGCACGTCGGGTACGTCTGGTACGTCTGGTACGTCTGGTACGTCTGGTACGTCTGGTACGTCTGGTACGTCGGGTACGTCGGGTACGTCGGGTACGTCGGGTACGTCGGGTACGTCGGGTACGTCGGGTACGTCGGGTACGTCGGGTACGTCGGGTACGTCGGGTACGTCGGGCACCGCCTCCTCCCCGCTTGGCAACATCCTCGCGCAAACCGGCAATCTGATCACCGCGACGGGGACGGTCGTCTCCGCCACCGGCAACCAGATCTCCGGCACGTCGGTGCCTGGCGTCAACAGCGCGACGACCACGGATCTCGGCAACGCAGTCAGTTCGCTCGGCAACGGCGTCCAGACGCTCGGCAACGGCACCGCCGCCGGCCTCGGCACACTCGGCACGTCGCCAAACCCGCTCGGCCCGACGCTCACGTCGACGTCCGGCGTCGTCTCGAATGTCGGCAACGCAGTTTCGTCGCTCGGCGGCGTCGTGACGAGCATCGGCACCGGCCCCCTCGCGCCGCTCGCGCCCGTCACGTCGCCGCTCGGCGGCGCGGTCGGCACGCTCGGCAGCACCGTCACCCAAGTCGGCTCCGGCCTGAACAACGTGCTCACCAGCGCGCCCGTCCAGCAGCTCGAAACCGGCGTGAGTTCGATCATCAACCCGATCACGAACGCCGTCTCCGGCACGACGCAGACGGTCGGCGCAGTCACCGGTCTCGGCGCACCCGTCAACAATCTGCTGACCACCGTCGGCAGCGGTCTGAACGCGGCCGGCGCGAAGGTGTCGGGCTCGACCAACAACCAGGTGGTCCAGGCAGTCGGCGGCGTCGTCAGCCAGCTTGGCAACACGGTCACGAGCGTCGGCGGCCTGCTGACCGGCGGCACGACCAATCCGCTTGCACCGATCACCGGCGTCCTGTCCGGCGGCTCGTCCAATCCGCTCGCGCCGATCACGAGCATCGCGGGCTCGCTGACCGGCGCGGCAGGCGCGACACAGCCCGGCACGACGCCGAATCCGCTTGCGCCCGTCACCGGCCTGCTCGGCGGCCTGTCGGGCTCGACGGGCGGCAACGCGACGTCCGGCCTCAACCTCGTGCTGTCGCCCGTCACGAACCTCGTCGGCTCGCTCGCCATCAGCGCGAACGGCACCGTCGCGACGACGTCGCCCACGACGAGCACCGGTTCGACGACGACCTCGCCCGTCACGGGCGTCGTCGGTAGCCTGACCGGCAGCACGACCGCGAGCGGCTCGGCGACGACAAACCTGCTCGCGCCCGTGACCAACCTGATCGGCGGACTGCTCGGCGGCGTCACCGGAAAGTAA
- a CDS encoding methyltransferase family protein encodes MQSTLDSVANAQERPPHSATPFSIGLAGIAAGLFTLWASRGSAALTGTERSLLACAAIIATIGAYELFVARVHLRPSAGLANRALRPLSVARVSLRLAALASVYAGIALVYWLLPEYHGAFYQPFWSLVGTLAPYIALAAPIYFCWMDRRQRDVDDAYLEWGRWLFRGQRPADWRPIREMLAGWAVKAFFLPLMVVYLSTDANRIGASFASAASAPFSLATFRFMYDLSYTMDLMFGAVGYLCTFRLLDSHVRSVEPTTLGWLAALICYQPFWSLIGNNYIRYEGSMFWDNWLLSVPVVRFVWGGVIVALLLCYALSTISFGLRFSNLTNRGIITSGPYRFTKHPAYLAKNLSYWMISVPFVEPLGWRLAIMHSTALVAVNLLYWLRAKTEERHLMRDPEYRAYAEWIDRHGLFAKLARLVGQERRA; translated from the coding sequence ATGCAATCCACTCTCGACAGCGTCGCGAACGCCCAAGAACGGCCGCCGCATTCGGCAACGCCATTTTCGATCGGCCTCGCCGGCATCGCGGCGGGGCTCTTCACGTTGTGGGCGTCGCGCGGCTCAGCCGCACTGACCGGCACGGAGCGCAGCCTGCTCGCATGCGCCGCGATCATCGCGACGATCGGCGCGTATGAGCTGTTCGTCGCGCGCGTCCATTTGCGTCCGAGCGCCGGCCTCGCGAACCGCGCGCTGCGGCCGCTCAGCGTCGCGCGCGTGTCGCTGCGGCTCGCCGCGCTCGCGTCGGTCTATGCGGGCATCGCGCTCGTCTACTGGCTGCTGCCCGAATACCACGGCGCGTTCTACCAGCCGTTCTGGTCGCTCGTCGGCACGCTCGCGCCGTACATCGCGCTCGCCGCGCCGATCTATTTCTGCTGGATGGACCGGCGCCAGCGCGATGTCGACGACGCGTATCTAGAATGGGGCCGCTGGCTGTTCCGCGGACAGCGCCCGGCCGATTGGCGGCCGATCCGCGAGATGCTCGCCGGCTGGGCCGTGAAGGCGTTCTTCCTGCCGCTGATGGTCGTCTATCTGTCGACCGATGCGAACCGCATCGGCGCGTCGTTCGCGAGCGCGGCGAGCGCGCCGTTCTCGCTCGCGACGTTCCGTTTCATGTACGACCTGTCGTACACGATGGACCTGATGTTCGGCGCAGTCGGCTATCTATGCACGTTTCGCCTTCTCGACAGTCACGTGCGCAGCGTCGAGCCGACGACGCTCGGCTGGCTCGCCGCGCTGATCTGCTATCAGCCGTTCTGGTCGCTGATCGGAAACAACTACATCCGCTACGAAGGATCGATGTTCTGGGACAACTGGCTGCTGTCCGTGCCCGTCGTCCGCTTCGTGTGGGGCGGCGTCATCGTCGCACTTCTGCTCTGCTATGCGCTGTCGACGATTTCGTTCGGACTGCGTTTCTCGAACCTGACGAATCGCGGCATCATCACGTCGGGCCCGTACCGGTTCACGAAACATCCGGCCTATCTCGCCAAGAACCTATCGTACTGGATGATCTCGGTGCCGTTCGTCGAGCCGCTCGGCTGGCGCCTCGCGATCATGCATTCGACGGCGCTCGTCGCGGTGAATCTGCTGTACTGGCTGCGCGCGAAGACCGAGGAGCGGCATCTGATGCGCGATCCCGAATATCGTGCGTATGCCGAGTGGATCGATCGGCACGGGTTGTTCGCGAAGCTCGCGAGGTTGGTCGGGCAGGAGCGGCGTGCGTGA
- a CDS encoding cellulase family glycosylhydrolase — protein sequence MTNRTSNQRRRMLAALASAVLAAPGFAGASTTVVLGTPTTNVIAKRAYADLPGFAASRDNTGIAVHDIGDTKLLDAVKDAGFSFVRADLFWEAVDTPHGWDFSKYDALVANLSARGLGALFILGGMHHLHSPNQPPTTPAQLAAFRQYVFKAAQRFKGKPVRFEVWNEQDHKTYWLGEPSPAAYRNVLKQAVQAVKAANPDAIVATGGVQQVNRTFIRAVGDIASRAQPAPDAISVHPYRQTEPETVFADYAALRRDLSAYRTLPQIWATEWAYPSYGYNYVADIGDGHSSVARERQARYAVRLLLANWISQIGLTSYYDIRDDGRDRKNMEHNFGLLDTDNGRLPAYIAVRQLFSFTRNAERARYFQDSDARYVVLRLTAARATKYVVWCYGDGNAIGVDLSRLPTGAVVTDMYGAGLDVGSRRRLDVSEARGPIFITIGA from the coding sequence ATGACGAACCGCACGTCCAACCAGCGCCGCCGAATGCTTGCCGCGCTTGCGAGCGCGGTGCTCGCCGCACCGGGCTTCGCTGGAGCCTCGACTACCGTCGTACTCGGCACCCCAACCACGAACGTCATCGCAAAACGCGCATACGCCGATCTGCCGGGCTTCGCGGCGTCGCGCGACAACACCGGCATCGCCGTGCACGACATCGGCGATACGAAGCTGCTCGATGCGGTGAAAGACGCCGGTTTCTCGTTCGTCCGCGCGGACCTGTTCTGGGAGGCAGTGGACACGCCGCACGGCTGGGATTTCTCGAAGTATGACGCGCTCGTCGCCAATCTGTCCGCACGCGGGCTCGGTGCGTTGTTCATTCTCGGCGGCATGCATCATCTGCACAGCCCGAACCAGCCGCCGACGACACCCGCCCAGCTTGCCGCGTTCCGCCAGTATGTGTTCAAGGCGGCGCAGCGCTTCAAGGGCAAGCCGGTGCGCTTCGAAGTGTGGAACGAGCAGGACCACAAGACCTACTGGCTCGGCGAGCCGTCTCCCGCCGCTTACCGGAACGTACTAAAGCAGGCGGTGCAAGCGGTGAAGGCCGCGAATCCCGACGCGATCGTCGCGACGGGCGGCGTGCAGCAAGTCAACCGCACGTTCATCCGCGCGGTCGGCGACATCGCCAGCCGCGCGCAGCCGGCGCCCGACGCGATCAGCGTGCACCCATACCGGCAAACCGAGCCGGAAACGGTGTTTGCCGACTATGCGGCGCTGCGGCGCGACCTATCGGCATATCGCACGCTGCCGCAGATCTGGGCGACCGAATGGGCGTATCCGAGCTACGGCTACAACTACGTCGCCGACATCGGAGACGGCCATTCGAGCGTCGCACGCGAGCGCCAGGCGAGATACGCAGTACGGCTGCTGCTAGCGAACTGGATCTCGCAGATCGGGCTCACGTCGTACTACGACATTCGCGACGACGGCCGCGATCGCAAGAACATGGAGCACAACTTTGGACTCCTCGACACCGACAACGGAAGGCTGCCGGCATACATTGCAGTTCGCCAGTTGTTCTCGTTCACCAGGAACGCCGAACGCGCCCGGTATTTTCAGGATTCGGACGCGCGCTACGTGGTGCTGAGGCTGACCGCCGCACGCGCGACGAAATACGTGGTCTGGTGCTACGGCGACGGCAACGCGATCGGCGTCGACCTGTCGCGGCTGCCGACCGGCGCAGTCGTGACCGACATGTACGGCGCCGGGCTCGATGTCGGCAGCCGCAGACGACTCGACGTCTCGGAGGCACGAGGGCCGATATTCATCACGATCGGAGCATGA
- a CDS encoding GNVR domain-containing protein has product MDLKAQPISAVPHAKRNDGLAGLWWSVVRHRRLFATIVVVFFALGVLYALVATPQYRAEALLRIQTKPGSSISALSDVSGTISNGPSANDESEVLTSRAIVGTAIEQIGANLDIRTLDYFPFVGRLFASGHANDDKLASPFLGMSGFAWGGEKLKLGEFSLPDAALGDKFRLVAGENGQWTLYDKKDRLLARGAVGQTVPFSVAVDGEQAQAGQIRVDTLRARSGIAFSIVKEPTQLVYDDVMKKMKTVVANRDSTLEEPSMMKLVYQADTPQRVQEMVNAIVRVYLQRDIAYRAEKAQRNLDSLHARLPVLKKDLEKAEDALNRYRTTTGTIDVDQQGIALINRLNSLSEHQTVLQLALDNVKARFLPGSTTYQTVQTQLDQVKKEIQQTTTAANKLPTAQREFVRLSRQVSVATQLYTSVLTNAQQLEIAVASTTPGVSVVDWANKPYKKAWPQRGIVILGALLGGLFAGLAAAYLLARYRNELSAPQSIADVSDIPCVAVVAPSASALALDDDRTGAARATVKPLAARNPNDPGIEALRALRTSLRAAFSHDGRSGGKVLVFAGPTAGVGSSFVASNLAYLFADVNASALFVDADMRGGSHNPLSVGRNGGGIGLANVLEGGQSLDKAIIKIGKSKLSVMTPGTLTGSNPGELLERAEFSQLLATLRTRYDYVIVDAPPVLPYSDTLSIAAQDCDAVLLVSRGRTTRAAELETALQRLDSVDAKVSGHIFNAYVAPPDHPRTSQQAWWRDVAKRWAKSQRTARPARAKQTFRMAKGTVAKTSRN; this is encoded by the coding sequence ATGGATCTGAAAGCACAACCCATTTCGGCGGTACCGCACGCAAAGAGAAACGACGGGCTCGCGGGCCTGTGGTGGAGCGTCGTGCGGCACCGGCGGCTCTTTGCGACGATCGTCGTCGTGTTCTTCGCGCTCGGCGTCCTGTATGCGCTCGTCGCAACGCCGCAGTATCGCGCCGAAGCGCTATTGCGGATCCAGACGAAGCCCGGATCGTCGATCAGCGCGCTGTCGGACGTGTCCGGCACGATCTCAAACGGCCCGTCCGCGAACGACGAGAGCGAAGTGCTGACGTCGCGCGCGATCGTCGGCACTGCGATCGAACAGATCGGCGCGAACCTCGACATCCGCACGCTCGACTATTTCCCGTTCGTCGGCCGCCTGTTCGCGTCAGGCCATGCGAACGACGACAAGCTCGCGTCGCCGTTCCTCGGCATGTCCGGCTTCGCGTGGGGCGGCGAAAAGCTGAAGCTCGGCGAATTCTCGTTGCCCGATGCCGCGCTCGGCGACAAGTTCCGACTCGTTGCGGGCGAAAACGGCCAATGGACGCTCTATGACAAGAAAGACCGCCTGCTCGCGCGCGGCGCGGTCGGCCAGACCGTGCCGTTCAGCGTCGCCGTGGACGGCGAACAGGCGCAAGCAGGCCAGATCCGCGTCGACACGCTGCGCGCGCGTTCCGGCATTGCGTTCTCGATCGTCAAGGAGCCGACACAGCTCGTCTACGACGACGTGATGAAGAAGATGAAGACGGTCGTGGCGAATCGCGATTCGACGCTCGAAGAGCCGTCGATGATGAAGCTCGTCTACCAAGCCGACACGCCGCAGCGCGTACAGGAGATGGTCAACGCAATCGTGCGCGTCTACCTGCAGCGGGACATCGCATATCGCGCAGAGAAAGCGCAGCGCAATCTCGACTCGCTGCACGCGCGCCTGCCCGTTCTCAAGAAGGATCTCGAGAAAGCCGAAGATGCGCTCAACCGCTACCGCACGACGACGGGCACGATCGATGTCGACCAGCAAGGCATCGCGCTCATCAACCGGCTGAACTCGTTGTCCGAACATCAGACCGTGCTGCAGCTCGCGCTCGACAACGTGAAGGCGCGCTTCCTGCCGGGCAGCACGACCTATCAGACCGTGCAGACGCAGCTCGATCAAGTGAAGAAGGAGATTCAGCAGACGACGACGGCGGCCAACAAGCTGCCGACCGCTCAGCGCGAATTCGTCCGGCTGTCGCGGCAAGTGTCGGTCGCGACGCAGCTCTATACGAGCGTGCTGACCAATGCCCAGCAGCTCGAGATCGCCGTCGCGAGCACGACGCCGGGCGTGAGTGTCGTCGATTGGGCGAACAAGCCGTACAAGAAGGCGTGGCCGCAACGCGGCATCGTGATTCTCGGCGCGCTGCTCGGCGGGCTGTTCGCGGGCCTCGCCGCCGCGTATCTGCTTGCGCGCTATCGCAACGAGCTGAGCGCTCCGCAATCGATCGCAGACGTGTCGGACATTCCCTGCGTCGCCGTCGTCGCCCCTTCGGCATCGGCGCTCGCGCTCGACGACGACAGAACCGGCGCCGCGCGCGCGACGGTGAAACCGCTCGCCGCACGAAATCCAAACGATCCGGGCATTGAAGCGCTGCGTGCGCTGCGCACGAGCCTGCGCGCGGCGTTCTCGCACGACGGCCGCAGCGGCGGCAAGGTGCTGGTGTTCGCGGGCCCGACCGCAGGCGTCGGCAGCAGCTTCGTCGCGTCGAATCTCGCGTATCTGTTCGCCGACGTGAACGCATCGGCGCTGTTCGTCGACGCGGACATGCGCGGCGGATCGCACAATCCGCTCAGCGTCGGCCGCAACGGCGGCGGCATCGGTCTCGCGAACGTGCTCGAAGGCGGGCAATCGCTCGACAAGGCGATCATCAAGATCGGCAAGAGCAAGCTATCCGTGATGACGCCCGGCACGCTCACGGGATCGAATCCGGGCGAGCTGCTCGAACGCGCCGAATTCTCGCAGTTGCTCGCGACGCTGCGCACGCGCTATGACTACGTGATCGTCGACGCGCCGCCCGTGCTGCCGTACAGCGACACGCTGTCGATCGCTGCACAGGACTGCGATGCGGTGCTGCTCGTCTCGCGCGGCAGGACGACCCGCGCCGCGGAGCTCGAAACGGCGCTGCAGCGCCTCGACAGCGTCGACGCGAAAGTCTCCGGCCACATCTTCAACGCATACGTTGCGCCGCCCGATCACCCGCGGACGTCGCAGCAAGCCTGGTGGCGCGATGTCGCCAAGCGTTGGGCGAAATCGCAGCGCACTGCCCGTCCGGCACGAGCAAAGCAGACGTTCCGGATGGCAAAGGGAACCGTCGCGAAAACCTCCCGAAACTGA
- a CDS encoding glycosyl hydrolase has product MKRLAAVAMSVTQFISIPINYPTARAALLALLLSACGGGGDQGKVNAAAVAPTNGVVVPASGASATSGSSGSSGSSTSSSGTGTSAPASGASSPSETTSVLPFFGVNGHYVDGGVYASIPLATQAAHLAGLGMNVYRQDVYIPDHVNTLASTVIPGLGPNVTVLPMIEAHPWADPSLNGQQPTEASAYAYAYKLSAYAAKKLAGIPMVEFGNEYDLDSHNAPIQGDGVNISDYDNSTFPIWRGALTGALDGWRSVDTNRTTKLIANATSGALHFGFLDGLMTGTQPDGTTGHPKITPDVIQWHWYSNGGDFENALGKTGRYNVLARLKERYNLPIIVTEIGVNTDNSDAQISAYIAKTIPELVAAKAAYNVIGFNWYELYDDRSGPYGLLTGSAQEKPRYGLMKAAIAGSALN; this is encoded by the coding sequence ATGAAACGCCTAGCCGCGGTCGCCATGAGCGTGACACAATTCATTAGTATTCCTATCAATTATCCGACGGCGAGGGCTGCATTGCTCGCGCTGTTGCTCTCCGCTTGCGGCGGCGGCGGAGATCAAGGCAAGGTCAACGCCGCCGCCGTCGCGCCGACGAACGGTGTCGTCGTGCCCGCTTCCGGCGCGTCGGCGACGTCCGGCTCGTCCGGCTCGTCGGGTTCGTCGACATCGTCGTCCGGTACGGGCACATCCGCGCCCGCGTCCGGCGCCTCTTCGCCTTCGGAAACCACTTCGGTGCTGCCGTTCTTCGGCGTGAACGGACATTACGTCGACGGCGGCGTCTATGCATCGATACCGCTCGCGACTCAGGCGGCCCACCTTGCCGGACTCGGCATGAACGTCTATCGGCAGGATGTGTACATTCCGGATCACGTCAACACGCTCGCATCGACGGTCATTCCCGGCCTCGGCCCCAACGTCACGGTCCTGCCGATGATCGAAGCGCACCCATGGGCCGATCCTTCGCTGAACGGGCAGCAGCCGACCGAGGCGAGCGCCTATGCGTACGCATACAAGCTTTCCGCCTACGCGGCGAAGAAGCTAGCCGGCATCCCGATGGTGGAATTCGGCAACGAGTACGATCTCGACAGCCACAACGCGCCAATCCAGGGCGACGGTGTCAATATTTCGGATTACGACAATTCAACCTTTCCGATCTGGCGTGGCGCGCTTACGGGCGCGCTCGACGGCTGGCGCTCGGTCGACACGAATCGCACGACGAAGCTGATCGCGAACGCGACATCAGGTGCGCTGCATTTCGGCTTCCTCGACGGTCTGATGACGGGCACACAGCCCGATGGCACGACCGGGCACCCGAAGATTACGCCGGACGTGATCCAGTGGCACTGGTATTCGAACGGCGGCGACTTCGAGAACGCGCTCGGCAAGACCGGCAGATACAACGTGCTTGCACGGCTGAAGGAGCGCTACAACTTGCCGATCATCGTCACCGAGATTGGCGTGAACACGGACAACTCAGACGCACAGATCTCCGCCTACATCGCGAAAACGATTCCTGAGCTGGTCGCGGCAAAGGCGGCCTACAACGTCATCGGCTTCAACTGGTACGAGCTCTATGACGATCGCAGCGGCCCTTACGGTTTGTTGACGGGCAGCGCACAAGAAAAGCCGCGCTACGGGCTCATGAAAGCGGCGATCGCCGGTTCTGCCCTAAACTGA
- a CDS encoding metal/formaldehyde-sensitive transcriptional repressor — protein MSHTIREKQKLLNRVRRIKGQVEAIERALEEECGCNEVLQRITSCRGAMNGLLAVVLEDHIRTHLVDADAPDNYEGSATEQLIGVVHSYFK, from the coding sequence ATGAGCCACACCATTCGAGAGAAACAGAAGCTCCTGAACCGCGTGCGCCGCATCAAGGGGCAAGTCGAAGCGATCGAGCGCGCGCTCGAGGAAGAATGCGGCTGCAACGAGGTGCTGCAGCGGATCACGAGCTGCCGGGGTGCGATGAACGGCCTGCTGGCCGTCGTGCTCGAAGATCACATCCGCACGCATCTCGTCGACGCGGACGCGCCCGACAACTACGAAGGCAGCGCGACCGAGCAGCTGATCGGCGTGGTCCACAGCTACTTCAAATAA
- the dmeF gene encoding CDF family Co(II)/Ni(II) efflux transporter DmeF: MSEFEDVAFGAGHDHIFLGAAHEQNERRTWIVIALCAVMMVAEIVGGTLFGSLALVADGLHMSTHAGAMLIAAVAYTYARRHANDSRFVFGTGKLGDLAGFTSAIVLAMIALLIAYEAVARFLSPVPIHFDEAIPIAVLGLLVNLASVWLLSGDHRGHDHGHGRHHGHVHGHDHDADREHGDEAQTISLRDGTFVVSIFEDGVPPVFRIEPAAGQPAVGDLQASIMTVRAGGSRQTFELANRGGYLESIDTIPEPHAFTAIVRLHDVEHSLAFVEHDHPHHHDHGGPNDAAVRDHNIRSAYIHVIADAAVSVLAIVGLVLARAFGWMWMDPLAGIIGALVIANWSYGLMRDTGRILLDMNPDRRLADNVRRSIESGGDNVTDLHVWRLGPGHMSAVVSIATGDPAHDPRFYHRLLKRFENLSHVTVEVHCRA; this comes from the coding sequence ATGAGCGAATTCGAAGACGTCGCATTCGGCGCCGGGCACGACCATATTTTCCTCGGGGCCGCGCACGAACAGAACGAACGCAGGACCTGGATCGTCATCGCTCTGTGCGCGGTGATGATGGTCGCGGAAATCGTCGGCGGCACGCTGTTCGGCTCGCTGGCACTGGTCGCGGACGGCCTGCATATGTCGACCCACGCGGGCGCCATGCTGATCGCAGCGGTCGCGTACACGTATGCGCGCAGGCACGCGAACGACTCGCGCTTCGTATTCGGCACGGGCAAGCTCGGCGACCTCGCCGGCTTCACCAGCGCCATCGTGCTCGCGATGATCGCGCTATTGATCGCCTACGAGGCGGTCGCTCGGTTTCTCTCTCCCGTTCCAATTCATTTCGACGAAGCGATTCCGATCGCCGTGCTGGGCCTGCTCGTGAATCTCGCGAGCGTGTGGCTGCTGAGCGGCGACCATCGCGGGCATGATCACGGACACGGCCGCCATCATGGGCATGTTCATGGCCACGATCACGACGCTGACCGCGAACACGGCGATGAAGCGCAGACGATCTCGTTGCGCGACGGCACCTTCGTCGTATCGATCTTCGAGGACGGTGTACCGCCCGTATTCCGGATCGAGCCCGCAGCGGGCCAGCCGGCCGTCGGCGATTTGCAGGCGTCCATCATGACGGTCCGCGCCGGCGGATCGCGGCAGACATTCGAACTGGCGAATCGCGGCGGCTATCTGGAATCGATCGACACGATCCCGGAGCCGCATGCGTTCACTGCGATCGTGCGCCTGCACGATGTCGAGCATTCGCTAGCGTTCGTCGAGCATGACCATCCGCATCATCATGATCACGGCGGCCCGAACGATGCTGCAGTACGCGACCACAACATACGGTCCGCCTACATACACGTGATCGCGGATGCGGCTGTCTCGGTGCTCGCGATCGTCGGGCTCGTGCTCGCGCGCGCATTCGGCTGGATGTGGATGGATCCGCTCGCGGGCATCATCGGCGCGCTCGTGATCGCGAATTGGTCGTACGGCCTGATGCGCGACACTGGCCGCATCCTGCTCGACATGAATCCGGACCGGCGTCTCGCGGATAACGTGCGCCGCTCGATCGAAAGCGGCGGCGACAACGTCACCGATCTGCATGTCTGGCGCCTGGGCCCCGGCCACATGAGCGCTGTGGTGTCCATCGCGACGGGCGATCCGGCGCACGACCCGCGCTTCTATCATCGATTGCTGAAGCGCTTCGAGAATCTGTCTCACGTGACGGTGGAAGTGCATTGCCGTGCTTGA
- a CDS encoding class II aldolase/adducin family protein, which produces MNTASAANVEPAEWKLRCDLAACYRLVAMHGWDDLIFTHISARLPGPDHHFLINPYGMMFEEITASSLVKVDQAGNKVDDSQYPVNRAGFVIHSAVHAAREDVQCVLHTHTRSGVAISAQRGGVLPISQQSTFVLSSLAYHDYEGVALKDEEKPRLQSDLGRATFLMLRNHGLLTVGPSIADAFLAMYLFETTCQIQIAAQHGGELVEVPREIVATNAEAATVQTGGLGGAFVWPALIRKLERRDDSYKT; this is translated from the coding sequence ATGAACACTGCATCCGCCGCCAACGTCGAACCGGCCGAATGGAAACTCCGCTGCGATCTGGCGGCCTGCTATCGCCTCGTCGCGATGCACGGCTGGGACGATCTGATTTTCACGCACATCTCGGCGCGCCTGCCCGGCCCCGATCATCATTTCCTGATCAACCCGTACGGGATGATGTTCGAGGAGATCACCGCGTCGTCGCTCGTGAAGGTCGATCAGGCGGGCAACAAGGTCGACGATTCACAGTATCCGGTGAATCGCGCGGGCTTCGTGATTCACAGCGCGGTGCACGCCGCGCGCGAAGACGTGCAATGCGTGCTGCACACGCATACGCGCTCGGGCGTTGCCATCAGTGCGCAGCGTGGCGGCGTGCTGCCGATCTCGCAGCAATCGACGTTCGTGCTGAGTTCGCTCGCGTACCACGATTACGAGGGCGTCGCGCTGAAGGACGAAGAGAAGCCGCGTTTGCAGTCCGACCTCGGGCGTGCGACGTTCCTGATGTTGCGCAATCACGGATTGCTGACGGTCGGCCCATCGATTGCGGATGCGTTTCTCGCCATGTATCTGTTCGAGACGACGTGCCAGATTCAGATCGCCGCGCAACACGGCGGCGAATTGGTCGAGGTGCCACGCGAAATCGTCGCGACGAATGCCGAAGCGGCGACCGTGCAGACGGGCGGCCTGGGAGGCGCTTTCGTGTGGCCCGCGCTGATCCGCAAGCTCGAGCGTCGCGACGACAGCTACAAGACCTGA